The proteins below are encoded in one region of Streptomyces roseirectus:
- a CDS encoding ABC transporter substrate-binding protein, giving the protein MKNRNRRSSRVATAVALGSVLALTATACGDDGSGSGDKGAEGSGTGKILFWDNNGGVRTDIWKTIIADFENANPDIKVEYVGIAATEYQSKVDTAIRGGGLPDVGGVGAAMLAGFAAQGALEPLDERLSKSPLNGKLNKDMVASLKAAGGGDDTLYSIPTSANNGVLYYRTDLFQKAGLQPPTTWDNFYTAAEKLTNAGKNEFGYTIRGGAGSIAQALDAMYGQSQITSFWNGDKTTLNDPKNVAALEKYAGLYKKVTPAADLNNDFTKMVAQWDSGTIGMLNHNLGSYQDHVKAFGADKFRGVPSPTAADGKRVQVSNPVDGLGVFKNSKNKEAAWKFIEFALSKAENSKFNESAGQVPSNTEAAGDAWVQKAEPTKLAAAALTDGSTTIVQLPYYLPDWNTISKADNEPNFQKVLLGKMSAKDFLDKMAEELNAAQEEWKQQRG; this is encoded by the coding sequence ATGAAGAACAGAAACCGCAGAAGCAGCCGCGTCGCCACAGCCGTCGCCCTGGGGTCCGTGCTCGCCCTGACCGCCACCGCCTGCGGTGACGACGGCAGCGGCAGCGGCGACAAGGGGGCCGAGGGCAGCGGCACCGGCAAGATCCTCTTCTGGGACAACAACGGCGGTGTCCGCACCGACATCTGGAAGACGATCATCGCCGACTTCGAGAACGCCAACCCCGACATCAAGGTCGAGTACGTCGGGATCGCCGCGACCGAGTACCAGTCCAAGGTCGACACCGCGATCCGCGGCGGCGGCCTGCCCGACGTCGGCGGGGTCGGCGCGGCCATGCTCGCCGGGTTCGCCGCGCAGGGCGCCCTCGAACCGCTCGACGAACGGCTCTCCAAGTCCCCGCTGAACGGCAAGCTCAACAAGGACATGGTCGCCTCCCTCAAGGCCGCCGGCGGAGGTGACGACACGCTCTACTCCATTCCCACCTCCGCCAACAACGGCGTTCTCTACTACCGCACCGACCTCTTCCAGAAGGCCGGGCTCCAGCCGCCCACCACCTGGGACAACTTCTACACCGCCGCCGAAAAACTCACCAACGCCGGCAAGAACGAATTCGGTTACACCATTCGCGGTGGCGCCGGGTCCATCGCGCAGGCGCTCGACGCGATGTACGGGCAGTCGCAGATCACCTCTTTCTGGAACGGTGACAAGACCACTCTCAACGACCCCAAGAACGTCGCCGCGCTGGAGAAGTACGCCGGGCTCTACAAGAAGGTCACGCCCGCGGCCGACCTCAACAACGACTTCACGAAGATGGTCGCGCAGTGGGATTCCGGCACGATCGGGATGCTCAACCACAATCTCGGTTCCTACCAGGACCACGTGAAGGCGTTCGGGGCCGACAAGTTCCGGGGGGTTCCCTCGCCCACCGCCGCCGACGGAAAGCGGGTCCAGGTATCCAACCCTGTCGACGGGCTCGGGGTGTTCAAGAACTCCAAGAACAAGGAGGCGGCCTGGAAGTTCATCGAGTTCGCGCTGTCCAAGGCGGAGAACTCCAAGTTCAACGAGTCCGCGGGGCAGGTGCCGTCCAACACGGAGGCCGCGGGGGATGCGTGGGTGCAGAAGGCTGAGCCTACGAAGTTGGCTGCCGCCGCGTTGACCGACGGGTCGACGACGATCGTGCAGTTGCCGTACTACCTGCCCGACTGGAACACGATCTCCAAGGCCGACAACGAGCCGAACTTCCAGAAGGTGTTGTTGGGGAAGATGAGTGCGAAGGACTTCCTCGACAAGATGGCGGAGGAATTGAACGCGGCTCAGGAGGAGTGGAAGCAGCAGCGGGGTTAA
- a CDS encoding rhamnogalacturonan acetylesterase: protein MALTRRQVSVAALAAVPLAATPAYASSSRTLYIAGDSTAAQKYAPAAPETGWGMAFPFFLRKGISVANHAVNGRSSKSFVDEGRLAAILDVIEPGDFLLVQFAHNDEKVEDPTRYTEPWTTYQDHLRLYIAGARQRGARPVLVTSVERRRFDGQGNSVPTHGEYPAAMRALAVEEGVPLLDVQALSLALWQRLGVEETKKYFNWTTTEQDNTHFNPPGAIAVARLVARELSRTRVLARRELGRLDAEIPESWITWPEAVTE, encoded by the coding sequence TTGGCTCTTACCCGTCGACAGGTTTCCGTGGCGGCCCTTGCCGCCGTTCCCCTTGCTGCAACACCTGCGTATGCTTCCTCCTCCCGCACCCTCTACATCGCCGGTGATTCCACCGCCGCCCAGAAATACGCTCCCGCCGCCCCCGAGACCGGGTGGGGTATGGCGTTCCCCTTCTTTCTTCGTAAGGGGATATCCGTCGCCAATCACGCGGTGAACGGGCGGAGTTCGAAGAGTTTCGTGGATGAAGGGCGACTCGCCGCGATTCTCGACGTCATAGAACCGGGTGACTTTCTACTCGTTCAGTTCGCGCACAATGACGAGAAGGTCGAGGACCCCACCCGCTACACCGAACCCTGGACCACCTACCAGGATCACCTCCGCCTCTACATAGCCGGTGCCCGCCAGCGCGGTGCCCGGCCCGTGCTGGTCACGTCCGTCGAGCGGCGGAGGTTCGATGGGCAGGGCAACTCCGTGCCGACGCACGGGGAGTACCCGGCGGCGATGCGGGCGCTGGCTGTCGAGGAGGGCGTGCCGTTGCTCGACGTGCAGGCGTTGTCGCTGGCGCTGTGGCAGCGGCTCGGCGTGGAGGAGACGAAGAAGTACTTCAACTGGACGACGACCGAGCAGGACAACACGCACTTCAACCCGCCGGGGGCGATCGCCGTCGCGCGGTTGGTGGCGCGGGAGTTGAGTCGGACGAGGGTGCTGGCGCGGCGGGAGTTGGGCCGGCTGGACGCGGAGATCCCCGAGTCCTGGATCACCTGGCCGGAGGCCGTCACCGAGTAG
- a CDS encoding pectate lyase family protein, which yields MHARKWHDHDRVMRYGTILGCTALVLSLTGVAAEAQPHRTTDLARQVLGAGDGWGSEGAGTTGGAAADAEHVYTVTTWAQFKAALAAGGSAPKIIKVKGMIDAVSEGCDAFVTGGYDLQQYLKDYDPAVYGNDKVAMGPQEDARVASAANQDSVIKANVPSNTTIVGVGKNSGILGGSLQIKGVSNVILRNLTIEAPLDCFPKWDPTDDNHTGNWNSEYDAVVVFGTDHVWIDHNTLTDGRYPDSERPVYFGKVFQQHDGLTDIVRGSNHVTVSWNSFENHDKNMLIGNSDSTAALDAGKLKVTMHHNRFDGILQRSPRVRFGQVDVYNNHYVVDEAQQSDYYLFGIGRDSRLYASDNAISLPPGASVGKALKKWSEAPLTAENNYVNGRLTDLIAVHNTEIPAETLQSGAGWTPALRTRVDSPRLVPAIVARGAGVGRVC from the coding sequence ATGCACGCACGGAAATGGCATGATCATGACAGAGTTATGCGGTACGGGACGATCCTGGGCTGCACCGCCCTGGTCCTCTCGCTGACCGGCGTCGCCGCCGAGGCCCAGCCCCACCGGACGACGGACCTCGCCCGCCAGGTGCTCGGCGCCGGTGACGGCTGGGGCTCGGAAGGGGCCGGCACGACCGGCGGCGCGGCGGCCGACGCCGAGCACGTCTACACCGTCACCACCTGGGCCCAGTTCAAGGCCGCCCTCGCGGCCGGCGGGAGCGCTCCCAAGATCATCAAGGTGAAGGGGATGATCGACGCCGTCTCCGAGGGCTGCGACGCCTTCGTGACCGGCGGCTACGACCTCCAGCAGTACCTGAAGGACTACGACCCGGCGGTCTACGGCAACGACAAGGTCGCCATGGGCCCGCAGGAGGACGCCCGCGTCGCCTCCGCCGCCAACCAGGACTCGGTCATCAAGGCCAACGTCCCGAGCAACACCACGATCGTCGGCGTCGGCAAGAACTCCGGGATCCTGGGCGGGAGTCTGCAGATCAAGGGCGTCTCCAACGTCATCCTGCGCAACCTGACCATCGAGGCCCCGCTCGACTGCTTCCCCAAGTGGGACCCGACGGACGACAACCACACCGGCAACTGGAACTCCGAGTACGACGCGGTCGTCGTCTTCGGCACCGACCACGTGTGGATCGACCACAACACGCTCACCGACGGCCGCTACCCCGACAGCGAGCGGCCCGTCTATTTCGGCAAGGTCTTCCAGCAGCACGACGGCCTCACCGACATCGTGCGCGGCTCCAACCACGTGACCGTGTCGTGGAATTCGTTCGAGAACCACGACAAGAACATGCTGATCGGCAACAGCGACAGCACCGCCGCGCTCGACGCGGGCAAGCTCAAGGTCACGATGCACCACAACCGCTTCGACGGCATCCTCCAGCGCTCCCCGCGCGTGCGGTTCGGGCAGGTCGACGTCTACAACAACCACTACGTCGTCGATGAGGCCCAGCAGTCGGACTACTACCTCTTCGGCATCGGCCGCGACTCCCGCCTGTACGCGAGCGACAACGCGATCTCGCTGCCGCCCGGCGCCAGTGTCGGCAAGGCGCTCAAGAAGTGGAGCGAGGCGCCGCTGACGGCCGAGAACAACTACGTCAACGGCCGGCTCACCGACCTCATCGCCGTGCACAACACGGAGATCCCCGCCGAGACCCTTCAGTCCGGCGCGGGCTGGACGCCGGCCCTGCGCACCCGGGTCGACTCGCCCCGCCTGGTCCCGGCGATCGTCGCCCGCGGCGCCGGCGTCGGCCGCGTCTGCTGA
- a CDS encoding pectinesterase family protein gives MPRLPLSRRGFLAATAGATTALGLTALPATAAPSFKETAQLPHRTRPFGPYGSPSARLTPQTLYVDADGRGDFTSVRAAVTAATGAGWTLVLAPGTYRETVAVDATRTGMTWIGASHNPRDVVVVYDNAAGTPKPGGGTHGTTGSATTTVQAAGFTARWITFANDWLRADHPGTTGTQAVAIKVQGDRSAFHHCRFLGHQDTLYADSSALSAFARQYFADCYVEGDVDFVFGRATAVFERCHFRTLDRTDLAGAPYGFVFAPSTAGANPRGYLVTRSRVSSQAPDAFYKLARPWVPSSDTTARPMLTVRDTHLGPGIDAVAPYTNMSANFPWQDQRFAEYRNSGPGAAITVPENRPQLTAVEAESATRAAYLGDWKPEAC, from the coding sequence ATGCCCCGACTCCCCTTGTCCAGACGGGGATTCCTCGCGGCGACCGCCGGCGCGACCACCGCCCTCGGCCTCACCGCGCTCCCCGCCACCGCGGCCCCCTCTTTCAAAGAGACGGCCCAACTCCCGCACCGCACACGCCCGTTCGGCCCCTACGGCTCCCCGTCCGCCCGCCTCACCCCGCAGACCCTGTACGTCGACGCCGACGGCCGGGGCGATTTCACCTCCGTCCGTGCCGCCGTCACCGCCGCCACCGGCGCCGGCTGGACGCTGGTCCTCGCGCCGGGGACCTACCGGGAGACGGTCGCCGTCGACGCGACCCGTACCGGCATGACCTGGATCGGGGCCTCGCACAACCCCCGTGACGTGGTGGTCGTCTACGACAACGCGGCCGGAACTCCCAAGCCCGGCGGGGGCACTCACGGCACCACCGGCTCGGCCACCACCACCGTCCAGGCCGCCGGCTTCACCGCCCGCTGGATCACCTTCGCCAACGACTGGCTGCGCGCCGACCACCCCGGGACCACCGGCACGCAGGCCGTCGCCATCAAGGTCCAGGGCGACCGCAGCGCCTTCCACCACTGCCGCTTCCTGGGCCACCAAGACACCCTGTACGCCGACTCGTCGGCGCTGAGCGCCTTCGCCCGCCAGTACTTCGCGGACTGCTACGTCGAAGGGGACGTCGACTTCGTCTTCGGCCGCGCGACCGCCGTGTTCGAGCGCTGCCACTTCCGCACCCTCGACCGCACCGACCTCGCGGGGGCGCCGTACGGGTTCGTCTTCGCGCCCTCGACGGCGGGCGCCAATCCGCGCGGCTACCTGGTCACCCGCAGCCGGGTCAGCAGCCAAGCGCCCGACGCCTTCTACAAGTTGGCCCGCCCCTGGGTGCCCAGCTCCGACACCACCGCCCGCCCGATGCTCACCGTCCGGGACACCCACCTCGGCCCCGGCATCGACGCGGTCGCCCCCTACACGAACATGTCCGCCAACTTTCCCTGGCAGGACCAGCGTTTCGCCGAGTACCGCAACTCCGGCCCCGGCGCCGCGATCACCGTCCCGGAGAACCGGCCCCAACTCACCGCCGTGGAAGCCGAGTCGGCGACGCGTGCCGCCTATCTGGGCGACTGGAAACCGGAGGCGTGCTGA
- a CDS encoding pectinesterase family protein has protein sequence MRRRALLIGSTAAVLSATTPATAHAGRRVVHVHPGDSVQAAVDHANPGWTIVIHPGTYREVVNIPASKAELTIRGAVRDPRAAVIVHDNAAGTPRPDGSGTYGTAGSATFTSAAPGLTIRHLTLANDWVRADHPDITGTQAVAAYLTGDRTHVEDVRLLAHQDTLFADTTALDVFDRHYYRRCYIEGDVDFVFGRARAVFDACRFHTLRRDVDFTPKGMVFAPSTARANPYGFLAVRGRITSGAEDAAYKIARPWVPSYETTAWPSLVVRDTWIGPGIDAVTPYTNMRDAYPWQTMRFREYRNSGPGSAVTVPENRPHLTDAEAAVHTPRTYLGDWRPRAHH, from the coding sequence ATGCGCCGACGAGCCCTTCTCATCGGGAGCACGGCCGCCGTCCTGTCGGCGACGACTCCGGCAACCGCCCACGCCGGCCGTCGAGTTGTCCACGTCCACCCCGGCGACTCCGTCCAAGCCGCCGTGGACCACGCCAACCCCGGCTGGACCATCGTCATCCACCCCGGCACCTACCGCGAGGTCGTCAACATCCCCGCGTCCAAAGCCGAGTTGACGATCCGGGGCGCCGTCCGCGACCCCCGCGCCGCCGTCATCGTCCACGACAACGCGGCCGGCACCCCACGCCCCGACGGCTCCGGCACCTACGGCACGGCGGGCTCGGCCACCTTCACCTCCGCCGCCCCGGGGCTGACGATCCGTCACCTCACCCTGGCGAACGACTGGGTACGCGCCGACCACCCCGACATCACCGGCACCCAGGCCGTCGCCGCCTACCTCACCGGCGACCGCACCCACGTCGAGGACGTCCGTCTCCTCGCCCACCAGGACACCCTGTTCGCGGACACGACCGCGCTGGACGTCTTCGACCGGCACTATTACCGGCGTTGTTACATCGAGGGCGACGTCGACTTCGTCTTCGGGCGTGCCCGCGCCGTCTTCGACGCGTGCCGCTTCCACACCCTGCGAAGGGACGTGGACTTCACGCCCAAGGGCATGGTCTTCGCCCCCTCCACGGCCCGCGCCAACCCCTACGGCTTCCTCGCCGTGCGCGGCCGGATCACCTCCGGGGCCGAGGACGCGGCGTACAAGATCGCCCGCCCGTGGGTGCCGTCGTACGAGACGACCGCCTGGCCGTCCCTGGTGGTCCGGGACACCTGGATCGGCCCCGGCATCGACGCCGTGACCCCGTACACCAACATGCGCGACGCCTACCCCTGGCAGACCATGCGCTTCCGCGAGTACCGCAACTCCGGCCCCGGCTCCGCCGTCACCGTCCCGGAGAACCGGCCCCACCTGACGGACGCGGAGGCGGCCGTCCACACCCCGCGCACCTACCTCGGCGACTGGCGTCCCCGAGCGCACCACTAG
- a CDS encoding right-handed parallel beta-helix repeat-containing protein, translating into MSRRTVLTPLTALAALTLGAGVAVLPTQAQAATVVVSNATDLANAVKNATAGTVIQVRGGTYSPAATLQSTANGTSSAPITLTAYGSETVKIDGSAMPAGSWIFKLTADYWNVSNLTFQNARDSAVVCQSCTGTNWNNVKTINGGDSGFTLTGDGTVDNTVRNLDSYGHYDAANHGENADGIAVKFGSGSGNLITGARLYNNSDDGIDLWSFSSPVTVEHTWAFGNGVNRWGDSAFAGDGNGYKLGGDGEAVAHVVNNSAAWGNAGNGFTENSNTGAIVINRTTAYANSKWGYYFATGSAKLGRNLAVGNGGGAVNKGSRVTSAGNNWDSGVSTPPFRSTDASSTYNSRSSSGTLPATTFLTTGSTTIGATMN; encoded by the coding sequence ATGTCTCGTCGTACCGTTCTCACCCCCCTCACCGCACTCGCCGCCCTGACCCTCGGGGCCGGCGTCGCCGTCCTCCCCACCCAGGCCCAGGCCGCGACGGTGGTCGTCAGCAACGCCACCGACCTCGCCAACGCCGTCAAGAACGCCACCGCCGGCACCGTCATACAGGTCCGCGGCGGCACCTACTCCCCGGCGGCCACGCTCCAGTCGACGGCCAACGGCACCTCCTCCGCGCCGATCACGCTCACCGCGTACGGCTCCGAGACCGTGAAGATCGACGGGTCGGCGATGCCGGCGGGCTCCTGGATCTTCAAGCTGACGGCCGACTACTGGAACGTCTCCAACCTCACCTTCCAGAACGCCCGGGACAGCGCCGTCGTCTGCCAGTCCTGCACCGGCACCAACTGGAACAACGTCAAGACCATCAACGGCGGCGACTCCGGCTTCACGCTCACCGGGGACGGCACGGTCGACAACACCGTGCGCAACCTCGACTCCTACGGGCACTACGACGCCGCGAACCACGGCGAGAACGCGGACGGGATCGCCGTCAAGTTCGGTTCGGGCAGCGGAAATCTGATCACCGGGGCCCGTCTCTACAACAACTCGGATGACGGGATCGACCTCTGGTCCTTCTCCTCGCCCGTCACCGTGGAGCACACCTGGGCGTTCGGCAACGGCGTCAACCGCTGGGGCGACTCGGCGTTCGCGGGCGACGGCAACGGCTACAAGCTGGGCGGTGACGGCGAGGCCGTCGCCCACGTCGTCAACAACTCGGCGGCCTGGGGCAACGCGGGCAACGGCTTCACCGAGAACAGCAACACCGGCGCGATCGTCATCAACCGCACCACCGCGTACGCCAACAGCAAGTGGGGCTACTACTTCGCGACCGGCTCCGCGAAGCTCGGCAGGAACCTCGCCGTCGGCAACGGCGGCGGCGCGGTCAACAAGGGCTCCCGGGTGACCTCCGCCGGCAACAACTGGGACTCCGGCGTGAGCACACCGCCCTTCCGCTCCACGGACGCGTCCTCGACGTACAACTCCCGTAGCTCCAGCGGGACTCTGCCGGCGACGACGTTCCTGACGACGGGCTCGACGACCATCGGCGCGACGATGAACTGA
- a CDS encoding right-handed parallel beta-helix repeat-containing protein has protein sequence MRLSPGRHRRTRTLSIAAAISLSAGVGGFCLGLSDDGAEAAASTVTVSDTAHLESAVKNAVPGTTILVRGGIYAPTATLTATADGTNSAPITLKAYGKEKVRIDGSKLPAGAWLAHVHGSHWTVENLTFQNSPAQGLVVTSSTGGVFKDLVTAHNGDTGLTLRGDGTVDNLVQNLDSHGNADGIAVKFGSGTGNRVTGARLYDNTGGGLDLWQFSSPVTVEKSRAYRNGNGFELGGGGVSVAHSVNDNIAYENALDGFTEDANTGAIQLNHNTAYGNKGEDFHFPGKKARLTGNTQSRQ, from the coding sequence GTGCGGCTCAGCCCCGGACGCCATCGCCGGACCCGTACCCTCTCGATCGCGGCGGCGATTTCCCTCTCCGCCGGCGTCGGCGGTTTCTGTCTCGGCCTCTCCGACGACGGCGCCGAAGCCGCCGCCAGCACCGTCACCGTATCCGACACCGCCCACCTCGAATCCGCCGTCAAGAACGCCGTGCCCGGCACGACCATTCTCGTGCGCGGCGGAATCTACGCCCCGACGGCCACCCTCACCGCCACGGCCGACGGCACGAATTCCGCCCCCATCACCCTCAAGGCGTACGGAAAGGAAAAGGTGCGGATCGACGGCTCGAAACTCCCCGCCGGCGCCTGGCTCGCCCATGTCCACGGCAGCCACTGGACCGTGGAGAACCTCACCTTCCAGAACTCCCCGGCGCAGGGCCTGGTCGTCACCTCCTCCACCGGCGGCGTCTTCAAGGACCTGGTCACCGCCCACAACGGCGACACCGGCCTCACCCTGCGGGGCGACGGCACCGTGGACAACCTCGTCCAGAACCTGGACAGTCACGGAAACGCCGACGGAATCGCCGTCAAATTCGGCTCCGGAACCGGAAACAGGGTGACCGGCGCCCGCCTGTACGACAACACGGGCGGCGGCCTCGACCTGTGGCAGTTCTCGTCCCCGGTCACCGTCGAGAAAAGCCGCGCCTACCGCAATGGGAACGGTTTCGAACTCGGCGGCGGGGGAGTGTCCGTGGCGCATTCCGTCAACGACAACATCGCCTACGAGAACGCGCTCGACGGATTCACCGAGGACGCCAACACCGGCGCGATCCAGCTGAACCACAACACGGCCTACGGGAACAAGGGAGAAGATTTCCACTTCCCCGGCAAAAAGGCCCGGCTCACCGGAAACACGCAATCACGCCAGTAG
- a CDS encoding rhamnogalacturonan lyase B N-terminal domain-containing protein: MSTHRKHLSRRRILGASAIGVAAAGAAGVAGYVSSAAAAAFGYADDGRNYVVTTGASLVFKVSKSTGDITSLVYRGKEYEGYGGRHSHVESGLGSAAVTVKQSGSTILVKAVRGPITQWYAARAGQDNVYLWTDKADASFTATRFIVRLRPGVFPGGGSDSWIEASDKVIEAGDVWRRADGTTRSKHYSGKRVADYDYIGFKGANSALWLVRSNHEKASGGPFYRSLLRHSNELGAGLYEILHYDQAQTEPERFGLQGPYVLAFTDGGAPSSSLFHANLDTSWVDGLGITGWVGKKGRGKVAGVGLKGMSAAHPYTVGFANADAQYWTEAASGTGAFSCPGMLPGTYELTVYKGELAVHRTSVKVTAGATTALNSLTVSGDPSVARTIWRLGDWNGTPDGFKNATLMTYAHPSDGRAAKWTGDVTIGAGDAASFPAYLWKAVNDGVRIHFKLTPQQASAARTLRIGVTDAFAGGRPRVTVNGWTSAIPAAPAQPSTRSLTTGSYRGNNHTFTYTIPATALAADNVLTLNIVSGSSGETFLSPGTSFDCVDLLA, encoded by the coding sequence TTGAGCACGCACAGGAAGCACCTCTCCCGGCGCCGGATCCTCGGCGCGTCCGCGATCGGCGTCGCCGCGGCGGGCGCGGCCGGGGTCGCCGGGTACGTCTCGTCGGCGGCGGCAGCGGCCTTCGGGTATGCCGACGACGGCAGGAACTACGTGGTCACCACGGGTGCGTCGCTGGTCTTCAAGGTGTCCAAGTCGACCGGCGACATCACGTCGCTGGTCTACCGGGGCAAGGAGTACGAGGGGTACGGGGGCCGGCACTCGCACGTCGAGTCGGGCCTCGGCAGCGCGGCCGTCACCGTGAAGCAGTCCGGCTCGACGATCCTCGTCAAGGCGGTGCGCGGCCCGATCACCCAGTGGTACGCGGCGCGCGCCGGCCAGGACAACGTGTACCTGTGGACGGACAAGGCCGACGCGTCGTTCACGGCGACCCGCTTCATCGTCCGCCTGAGGCCCGGTGTCTTCCCGGGCGGGGGGTCGGACTCCTGGATCGAGGCGTCGGACAAGGTCATCGAAGCCGGTGACGTCTGGCGGCGCGCCGACGGTACGACCCGCTCCAAGCACTACTCGGGCAAGCGGGTCGCCGACTACGACTACATCGGCTTCAAGGGCGCGAACTCGGCGCTGTGGCTGGTGCGTTCGAACCACGAGAAGGCGTCGGGCGGCCCGTTCTACCGCTCGCTGCTGCGGCACTCCAACGAGCTCGGCGCCGGGCTGTACGAGATCCTGCACTACGACCAGGCCCAGACGGAGCCGGAGCGGTTCGGGCTCCAGGGCCCGTACGTCCTCGCGTTCACCGACGGCGGCGCGCCCTCGTCGTCGCTGTTCCACGCGAACCTCGACACGTCCTGGGTCGACGGGCTCGGCATCACCGGCTGGGTCGGGAAGAAGGGGCGCGGCAAGGTCGCGGGCGTCGGGCTCAAGGGGATGTCGGCGGCGCACCCGTACACCGTGGGCTTCGCCAACGCGGACGCGCAGTACTGGACGGAGGCGGCGAGCGGGACCGGCGCGTTCTCCTGCCCGGGGATGCTGCCGGGGACGTACGAACTGACCGTCTACAAGGGCGAGTTGGCCGTGCATCGGACGTCCGTGAAGGTGACGGCGGGGGCGACGACCGCGCTCAACTCCCTGACGGTCAGCGGTGATCCGTCCGTCGCACGGACCATCTGGCGGCTCGGGGACTGGAACGGGACGCCGGACGGGTTCAAGAACGCGACGCTGATGACGTACGCGCACCCCTCCGACGGCCGGGCGGCGAAGTGGACGGGCGATGTGACGATCGGCGCCGGGGACGCGGCGTCGTTCCCGGCGTACCTGTGGAAGGCCGTCAACGACGGGGTGCGGATCCACTTCAAGCTGACGCCTCAACAGGCTTCCGCTGCACGGACGTTGCGGATCGGGGTGACGGACGCGTTCGCGGGCGGGCGGCCCCGGGTGACGGTGAACGGCTGGACGTCGGCGATCCCGGCGGCGCCCGCGCAGCCGTCGACGCGGTCCCTGACGACTGGTTCCTACCGGGGCAACAACCACACCTTCACGTACACGATTCCGGCGACGGCGCTGGCGGCGGACAACGTGCTGACGCTGAACATCGTCAGCGGGTCGAGCGGCGAGACATTTCTGAGCCCGGGGACGTCGTTCGACTGCGTCGATCTACTGGCGTGA